In a single window of the Anas acuta chromosome 24, bAnaAcu1.1, whole genome shotgun sequence genome:
- the PLXNA2 gene encoding plexin-A2 isoform X7, which yields MDQRKIWPRVPDSDGWSVALLCLFLASLSRNASGSALFSTFHSENRDWTFNHLTVHQGTGAVYVGAINRVYKLSGNLTILVAHKTGPEEDNKSCYPPLIVQPCSEILTLTNNVNKLLIIDYSENRLLACGSLYQGVCKLLRLDDLFILVEPSHKKEHYLSSVNKTGTMYGVIVRSEGEDGKLFIGTAVDGKQDYFPTLSSRKLPRDPESSAMLDYELHSDFVSSLIKIPSDTLALVSHFDIFYIYGFASGNFVYFLTVQPETPEGVSINSASDLFYTSRIVRLCKDDPKFHSYVSLPFGCVKGDTEYRLLQAAYLSKPGDVLARALNITAQEDVLFAIFSKGQKQYHQPPDDSALCVFPIRTINAQIKDRLQSCYQGEGNLELNWLLGKDVQCTKAPVPIDDNFCGLDINQPLGGSVPVDGVTLFTSSRDRMTSVASYVYNGYSVVFVGTKNGKLKKIRADGPPHGGIQYEMVTVFKDGSPVLRDMAFSVDHKYLYVMSERQKP from the exons ATGGATCAGAGGAAGATCTGGCCTCGGGTACCGGACTCCGATGGCTGGTCGGTGGCTTTGCTCTGTCTCTTCCTGGCGTCGCTGTCCCGAAACGCGTCCGGCAGCGCCTTGTTCAGCACTTTCCACTCGGAGAACCGGGACTGGACTTTCAACCACCTGACTGTGCACCAAGGCACCGGAGCCGTCTACGTGGGAGCTATCAACAGGGTTTACAAGCTGTCGGGTAACCTGACCATTTTGGTGGCGCACAAAACCGGCCCCGAGGAGGACAACAAATCCTGCTACCCGCCCCTCATCGTGCAGCCATGCAGCGAGATCCTGACGCTCACCAACAACGTCAACAAGCTGCTGATCATCGACTACTCCGAGAACCGGCTGCTGGCCTGCGGCAGCCTCTACCAGGGCGTCTGCAAGCTGCTGCGCCTGGACGACCTCTTCATCCTGGTGGAGCCCTCGCACAAGAAGGAGCACTACCTCTCCAGCGTCAACAAGACGGGCACCATGTACGGCGTGATCGTGCGCTCGGAGGGCGAGGATGGGAAGCTCTTCATCGGCACGGCGGTGGACGGGAAGCAGGATTATTTCCCCACCCTCTCCAGCCGAAAGCTTCCCCGGGACCCGGAGTCGTCAGCGATGTTGGATTATGAGCTCCACAGTGACTTTGTCTCGTCCCTCATTAAAATCCCCTCAGACACCTTGGCCCTCGTGTCACACTTTGACATCTTCTACATCTACGGCTTCGCCAGTGGcaattttgtgtattttttgaCTGTCCAGCCAGAGACCCCAGAGGGCGTCTCCATCAACTCTGCCAGCGACCTCTTCTACACGTCTCGCATCGTCCGCCTCTGCAAGGACGACCCCAAATTCCACTCCTACGTCTCCCTGCCCTTCGGCTGCGTCAAGGGGGACACGGAGTAccgcctgctgcaggcagcctaCCTTTCGAAGCCGGGAGACGTGCTGGCCAGGGCCCTCAACATCACGGCCCAGGAGGACGTCCTCTTTGCCATTTTCTCCAAGGGACAGAAGCAGTACCATCAGCCACCGGACGACTCCGCGCTCTGCGTCTTCCCCATCCGCACCATCAACGCCCAGATCAAGGACCGCCTGCAGTCCTGCTACCAGGGCGAGGGCAACCTGGAGCTCAACTGGCTGCTGGGCAAGGACGTCCAGTGCACCAAAGCG CCCGTTCCGATCGACGACAATTTCTGTGGGCTCGACATCAACCAGCCCCTGGGCGGCTCGGTGCCGGTGGACGGGGTGACGCTCTTCACCTCCAGCCGGGACCGGATGACTTCTGTGGCTTCGTACGTCTACAACGGCTACAGCGTGGTGTTTGTGGGGACTAAAAACGGCAAGCTGAAGAAG